A window of Babesia microti strain RI chromosome III, complete genome contains these coding sequences:
- a CDS encoding Phosphatidylinositol 4-kinase stt4 (overlaps_old_locusTagID:BBM_III02605) produces the protein MILLVIDRLTIKMGHYRRKNAMSYFRNSKSPLLEIQDKKVRWCIYLFGANSGLTSYDFKEIDIQTVYHAILKMNSSVYEFERHGFSVPPNSYSLDDIIFKMNAFKSFAEFNYQYDSLVNLIILAVAKILELLETKDFNQHSSVQYYAVAIYEAITSLKFISHLLTVSTVLSQLFQPFWLNFLEQSTDGTKKMNSLSSNIFDLLTITPQFPQKYYSKFEDIYYSFATYRKHPFCPMKQISDVITGECARVSIWRLLILLIFSSSDIFILVLNLLESLDIERENIKMELDKVDKFVVYLKNREGLLAVNQIILYSQRDNLHGTKFITVSIDSILERFIKASLILNKKLSSHMKNVKHNFTLSEMNEYQSTTPALLTQYKSLLVQTSNLLNNFNNKLPLVPVYISHFKRSLTFYKRYPSDKSIAKHLKWDFMLARRFYLLLYRYSSSESKVICQHEIYQLTRLIKLERVQYTQNAAITLSVFSSASVNLLERTIMALFIAICKPKLIKFLQPQLEACLPYDIGGRISGLLLTIDTSMESNIVFSEKLVKLSGVIKTIEHDKRIEYLEQSLRTIFETAETQSIPSISSIEIMQSAERTPFMIKYQIQNRQVGYIYKYNDNLSHDLLTMQFIEACQEIFRLKGLKLYLCPYYVRPIICSDGVRGGIIGAINGVKSRQQIINSNISLEEYYRRTFTGNPSYQEAVSNFIHSLAAYSLVCYIFDVKDRNNGNLLITDQGHIIHIDFGFILGKFPGVDLKFELAPFKLDRDMIQLLGNDIESSGINKLTKFLIQGYLALREYHGYLIELLSLHKGGGIECVSEKSIDKFKRRLGVGLSVMQCRNAMKKCVMQAYGSKTTVMYDWMQSLQNKSRQRQNKPVRQT, from the exons atgaTTTTACTAGTGATTGACAGATTAACTATTAAAATGGGCCACTATAGACGCAAAAATGCAATGTCTTACTTCAGAAACAGTAAATCTCCCTTGCTAGAAATACAGGATAAAAAAGTAAGATGGTGTATTTATCTGTTCGGAGCAAACAGCGGACTGACTTCCTATGATTTTAAGGAAATTGATATTCAAACAGTATACCATGCAAtactaaaaatgaattcatCAGTTTACGAATTTGAAAGACACGGATTTTCTGTGCCTCCAAATTCTTACTCATTGGACgatatcattttcaaaatgaACGCTTTCAAATCATTCGCAGAGTTTAACTACCAATACGATTCACTTGTAAATCTTATAATATTGGCAGTTGCAAAGATTTTAGAACTCTTGGAAACAAAGGATTTCAATCAACATTCAAGTGTCCAATATTACGCTGTGGCCATATACGAAGCTATCACCAGTTTGAAGTTTATCAGTCACCTACTAACAGTATCAACCGTATTATCCCAACTATTCCAGCCATTTTGGCTCAATTTTCTCGAACAATCCACTGATGGTACCAAAAAGATGAATTCTTTATCATCTAATATCTTCGACCTGCTTACAATCACGCCGCAATTCCCACAAAAGTATTACAGCAAATTTGAGGATATTTATTACAGCTTCGCTACCTATAGAAAGCATCCATTTTGCCCGATGAAGCAAATTTCGGATGTTATAACGGGGGAATGTGCTAGAGTTAGTATTTGGAGGTTATTGATATTACTAATTTTCTCCAGTAGCGACATCTTCATTTTGGTGCTTAACTTATTGGAATCTCTCGATATTGAACGggaaaatatcaaaatggAATTAGATAAAGTGGATAAGTTTGTTGTCTATTTGAAAAACCGTGAAGGATTGCTGGCAGTGAATCAGATAATATTGTACTCCCAACGAGACAATTTACACGGCACGAAATTCATAACGGTATCCATTGATTCCATACTTGAGAGATTTATCAAAGCCTCtctaattttaaacaaGAAACTTTCATCACACATGAAAAATGttaaacataattttacactttCTGAAATGAATGAATACCAAAGTACCACACCAGCTCTCCTCACACAATACAAGTCACTATTGGTTCAAACATCaaatttgctaaataaCTTCAATAACAAACTGCCACTCGTTCCTGTGTATATTTCACACTTTAAGAGATCATTGACATTTTACAAGAGATATCCATCGGATAAGTCAATAGctaaacatttaaaatggGATTTTATGTTAGCTAGGAGATTTTATCTATTGTTGTACAGGTACTCATCTAGTGAATCTAAAGTTATCTGTCAACatgaaatttatcaacttaCCAGACTAATTAAGCTTGAAAGGGTACAATATACTCAGAACGCAGCCATTACACTAAGCGTCTTTAGCAGCGCATCTGTGAATTTATTAGAACGCACAATAATGGCATTGTTCATAGCAATTTGTAAGCCcaaattgatcaaattcTTGCAGCCTCAACTAGAAGCTTGTTTGCCATATGATATAGGGGGAAGGATCAGCGGGTTGCTGTTGACCATTGACACTTCTATGGAGTCTAATATAGTATTTTCCGAAAAACTGGTAAAGCTAAG TGGTGTGATAAAGACAATTGAACATGATAAACGAATTGAGTACTTGGAACAATCTCTTCGAACTATATTCGAAACCGCCGAAACTCAATCGATCCCCTCGATTTCGAGTATTGAAATAATGCAATCCGCTGAACGTACGCCGtttatgataaaatatcaaattcaaaataGGCAGGTCGGGTATATATACAAGTATAAcgataatttatcacatgATTTATTGACTATGCAGTTTATCGAGGCTTGCCAAGAAATCTTTAGGTTGAAGGGGTTGAAGCTTTACCTATGCCCTTACTATGTTCGACCGATTATTTGTTCAGACGGTGTGAGAGGTGGGATTATTGGTGCTATTAATGGCGTCAAAAGTAgacaacaaataataaattcCAACATTTCCCTAGAGGAGTATTACAGACGAACTTTTACTGGAAATCCTAGTTACCAAGAAGCAGTTTCAAATTTCATACACTCACTTGCCGCCTATTCTTTAGTGTGTTACATATTCGATGTCAAGGATAGGAACAATGGTAATCTGCTTATCACTGATCAGGGGCATATTATTCACATTGATTTTGGTTTTATTTTGGGCAAATTTCCTGGTGTAGAtcttaaatttgaattggCTCCTTTCAAACTAGACAGAGATATGATTCAATTACTTGGAAACGATATAGAATCAAGCGGCATCAACAAACTGACAAAATTTCTGATACAAGGATACCTTGCGTTGAGGGAATATCATGGGTACCTGATTGAATTGTTGAGTTTACACAAGGGTGGTGGGATTGAGTGTGTTAGTGAAAAATCAATTGATAAGTTTAAGAGGAGACTGGGTGTGGGCCTCAGTGTAATGCAGTGTAGGAATGCTATGAAAAAGTGCGTCATGCAGGCCTACGGTAGTAAAACAACGGTTATGTACGATTGGATGCAGTCGCTACAAAATAAATCTAGACAACGGCAGAACAAACCCGTACGGCAAACCTGA
- a CDS encoding U4/U6.U5 tri-snRNP component SNU23 (overlaps_old_locusTagID:BBM_III02610) yields the protein MKDALGRRVWDRSKYGPKEGDEAELSSTLNAIGKVEPQILHVPKVKETLKQREKSVDLESQVGVSKLISPITPKWQQGGFYCKLCDCLLKDSQLYLDHLNGKKHNRMLGMSMRVERVTVDRVSEKLKNLKADRERNKLNSQGLEELQQQDKDRKRRKSRGKEASANGNANVEDDPPDEQTLAMAAMGFPTSFKKQ from the coding sequence ATGAAGGATGCCCTGGGCCGCCGTGTATGGGATAGGTCCAAGTATGGACCTAAGGAGGGGGATGAAGCTGAATTGTCATCAACTCTCAATGCTATTGGTAAGGTGGAACCTCAAATTCTGCACGTTCCTAAAGTCAAAGAAACTTTGAAACAGAGGGAAAAGTCTGTGGATTTGGAGAGCCAAGTTGGCGTATCTAAGCTCATATCACCAATCACTCCTAAATGGCAGCAGGGCGGATTTTATTGCAAACTTTGCGATTGTCTATTGAAGGATTcacaattatatttggatCATTTGAATGGAAAAAAACACAATCGTATGCTTGGTATGTCAATGAGGGTAGAACGTGTTACAGTTGACCGCGTTTCTGAGaagttaaaaaatttgaaagcTGATAGGGAACGCAATAAACTCAATTCACAAGGCCTGGAAGAATTGCAACAGCAGGATAAAGATCGCAAAAGGAGAAAGAGTAGGGGGAAAGAGGCTTCGGCTAATGGCAATGCTAATGTTGAAGATGATCCTCCTGATGAACAAACTTTAGCGATGGCTGCCATGGGCTTCCCTACTAGTTTCAAGAAGCAATAG
- a CDS encoding syntaxin 16 (overlaps_old_locusTagID:BBM_III02615): protein MLDPPMACIVENPILQSSNDQTVSNTQFTNLTGRFIQIRSSSTNNDVIVNVTLPPLWLDALEESGRLINQLSDLIGKLEMAHQKRLLDVFGTDPKLGASVECITKQIVTTFKRCQQSLKDVCPLFAKPGASELIFCDNARKTYNRGVEKLSEQFKSLQKNYISKISRKSAIESVIDVENKKISSSFSGDMLDFDINDLENATSSINDIKVRNYGLAEIITSLQDIKDITLQIASMTIVQGTMLDRIDYNIMVSAEQTELAANALKKSVDNDSFALIIIRNLLFFITTLTILLVIKFIRKTDTVLSDTNMNVKYN, encoded by the exons ATGTTGGATCCGCCTATGGCTTGCATTGTGGAAAATCCAATTTTACAGTCGTCAAATGATCAAACTGTATCAAATACTCAGTTTACTAATTTAACAGGACgttttatacaaataagGTCATCTTCAACAAACAACGATGTTATTGTAAATGTAACCCTTCCACCTTTATGGTTGGATGCTTTGGAAGAAAGCGGTAGActaataaatcaattatctGATCTAATTGGAAAGCTAGAAATGGCCCATCAAAAACGGTTGCTTGATGTGTTTGGAACTGATCCAAAATTGGGTGCATCTGTTGAGTGTATAACTAAACAAATAGTCACAACATTTAAACGATGCCAACAATCACTAAAAGATGTGTGTCCATTATTTGCAAAGCCAGGTGCATCagaattaatattttgtgaCAATGCTAGAAAAACATATAATCGTGGTGTAGAAAAGTTATCGGAGCAATTTAAAAGCTTACAAAAGAATTATATCTCAAAAATAAGCAGGAAATCTGCTATTGAAAGCGTTATTGATGTTGAAAATAAGAAAATATCTTCGTCTTTCTCAGGAGACATGCTAgattttgatataaatgatttggaaAATGCAACGTCATCcattaatgatattaaag TTCGCAACTATGGATTGGCTGAAATAATAACATCACTACAAGATATCAAAGACATTACCCTCCAAATCGCATCAATGACGATTGTTCAG GGTACAATGCTTGACAGAATTgactataatataatggTATCGGCGGAGCAAACGGAATTAGCGGCTAATGCATTAAAAAAAAGTGTTGATAATGATTCATTCGCCCTAATCATCATCAGAAATCTATTGTTTTTTATCACCACCCTTACAATACTACTagttatcaaattcatacGAAAGACCGACACAGTGCTTAGTGACACGAATAtgaatgtaaaatataattaa
- a CDS encoding Vesa-like (overlaps_old_locusTagID:BBM_III02620;~overlaps_old_locusTagID:BBM_III02625): protein MNDKVIKFGAWFLHGTVTANPFETVSTCIPVMVSAFGLPVEKIGIITSTCIRNIELSSVLTQIVLLLIGIKHRFWGFIIPFLNLVISVLLVLHTLYCDGYDGEYLFYCLMFLVGISEGSSTLASVSWRMDVTTSIITGFTFAGLPQKIYQQVILGAIDVSDPVIMRNLLLKLWVFNLVIVVIYLVLILIDIFYLIPNPNADYKFFGDCKILMETVKNLHYVKYPIILTILMESGFYLFYPSIVIFSIDSYTKDNYEWRSTLLNLVQSVVVVVVSLMFLMWDIFEPEKLQREGFPAYKNHMQFINLKGNWVWLALAVAMFTLRSFFGLAFIFSYSFPNNSFLNYLKTYHNLFPIVLFMGVTRAYGSNFSTGNCFGLMLQHLLLDTLTTSNNTIVDKLGSLKDASISTDGNTELQTAFNNSKTKFTSAHTTYSGVSTNSSNTTDLTSQAIELEQHLIQIIEAGGSVGTDSSNKAIVDNAKELYSAINKLTNISYKSTQLLFFIMIYSLLYFAEFQNRFLKTHLEIRGSKEINGYHFTDKYGGFKMFWWWIYRVPVLSSIRLVWPFYTS, encoded by the exons ATGAATGATaaagtaattaaatttggaGCTTGGTTTTTACATGGGACGGTAACAGCCAATCCATTTGAAACGGTATCAACTTGCATTCCTGTTATGGTCTCGGCCTTCGGCCTTCCTGTCGAAAAGATAGGCATTATCACATCCACGTGTATCAGGAATATTGAATTGTCAAGTGTCCTAACCCAAATAGTTTTGTTATTAATAG GCATTAAACATCGCTTTTGGGGATTCATAATACCTTTTCTTAATCTAGTAATATCGGTATTACTAGTGTTACACACCTTATATTGCGATGGATACGACGGAGAATATCTTTTTTATTGTCTCATGTTCCTGGTAGGAATTAGTGAGGGGTCATCCACACTGGCCTCTGTATCTTGGAGAATGGATGTCACTACCTCAATAATAACAGGATTCACATTCGCTGGGCTGccacaaaaaatttaccaacAGGTGATTCTCGGTGCCATAGACGTTAGTGATCCAGTTATAATGCGCAATTTGCTATTAAAACTATGGGTATTCAATTTGGTGATTGTGGTGATATACCTTGTGTTAATACTTATCGACATATTCTACTTGATTCCAAACCCAAATGCagattataaattttttggtgATTGTAAAATACTCATGGAAACAGTAAAAAATCTGCACTATGTAAAATATCCTATCATACTAACTATACTGATGGAATCTGGATTCTACTTATTCTACCCTTCAATTG TAATCTTTTCAATAGATTCTTATACTAAGGATAACTATGAATGGAGAAGCACTCTACTAAATCTCGTACAATCAGTGGTTGTCGTGGTTGTGTCATTAATGTTTCTTATGTGGGATATATTTGAACCTGAGAAGTTGCAACGTGAGGGATTTCCCGCATATAAAAATCATATGCAgttcattaatttaaagGGTAATTGGGTTTGGTTGGCACTGGCAGTTGCAATGTTTACTCTTCGATCGTTCTTTGGTCTAGCATTTATATTTTCCTATAGCTTCCctaataattcatttttgaattaCCTCAAGACCTACCATAATTTATTCCCAATTGTTTTGTTCATGGGTGTAACTAGGGCATACGgttcaaatttttccaCGGGTAACTGTTTCGGCCTGATGTTACAACATTTACTTTTAGACACGCTAACTACCTCTAATAATACTATTGTTGATAAACTTGGCAGTCTTAAAGATGCATCTATTAGTACAGATGGTAATACTGAATTACAGACAGCttttaataattctaaAACTAAATTTACAAGTGCTCATACCACATATAGTGGTGTGTCAACTAATAGCAGCAACACTACAGATCTAACGTCGCAAGCCATTGAATTGGAACAACACCTCATTCAGATTATAGAAGCTGGAGGAAGTGTAGGAACAGATAGTAGTAATAAAGCTATAGTTGATAATGCCAAAGAACTTTATTCTGCAATTAACAAACTTACAAACATATCTTACAAGAGTACACAGCTATTGTTTTTcataatgatatattcgCTTCTATATTTTGCAGAATTCCAGAACAGATTTTTAAAGACCCATTTGGAGATCAGAGGGTCTAAGGAAATTAATGGTTACCATTTTACCGACAAATACGGAGGGTTTAAGATGTTTTGGTGGTGGATTTATCGTGTTCCCGTTCTAAGTTCCATCCGATTGGTTTGGCCCTTTTATACCTCATAG
- a CDS encoding enoyl-CoA hydratase (overlaps_old_locusTagID:BBM_III02630) translates to MIKILNTTTIIRKSHRFLHTPRDYSITPEQLLFGSRFREWEHSDYGIDNNGLHSSVLSRNNVGLGFLILNSEYGCIEQNKLLYRRLRDLEVNIYKRYVVLTSMSRDTFNLGWDSMELLKLAESSHKTGDIDPKFKSHMIKLCDLIHLSTTYRKPLIIYANGDTGGYAISLWSLANRAAAYKHSTLMVNNLDYGWIIDGGLSCILSLIRGSLGEYIALTGCRIKGSDLINIGLGNRWISPDAFSLMEHTSSTQLSVSEQDAKVLLEEHSLYYPEISKNSIINWESVINHHFSLKSVEEIVCSLKRGTPTDIIESAGKSVTQVSNWERKTISILESRPPLAAKISLKLLRDAKRCKDMLMKEGDISPSLWNKLNNTRRICPTTTIEANQQLLRDTLVEELLIECLNNELNAAQGYIMSLDIVESIRAYITKNTKNYIEPKYKDCELKSMSNYICWEPKERGWFSLSSIPQLKKLNPDYNNSSGLDHDPTSVND, encoded by the exons ATGATTAAGATACTAAACACGACAACTATAATACGTAAAAGTCATAGATTCTTGCACACCCCTAGAGATTATAGCATTACACCCGAACAATTACTG TTTGGGTCTAGATTTCGCGAATGGGAGCATTCAGATTATGGAATAGATAATAACGGACTACATAGTTCAGTTTTAAGTAGAAATAATGTGGGTCTAGGGTTTCTCATACTTAACAG TGAATATGGTTGTATAGAACAAAACAAACTACTATATCGTAGGTTGAGGGATTTGGAggttaatatatataagaGATATGTTGTGTTAACCAGTATGTCTAGGGATACGTTTAATTTGGGCTGGGATTCCATGG AACTACTTAAGTTGGCAGAATCATCTCATAAAACAGGGGATATAGACCCAAAATTCAAAAGTCACATGATCAAACTATGCGATTTGATTCATTTGAGTACTACATACCGCAAACCGCTGATCATTTACGCTAACGGAGATACAGGAGGCTATGCAATATCGTTATGGTCATTGGCTAATCGCGCAGCCGCCTATAAACACTCTACACTAATGGtcaataatttag ATTATGGCTGGATTATTGACGGCGGGCTTAGCTGTATTTTATCGCTGATTAGGGGTTCATTGGGGGAGTATATCGCTCTCACTGGTTGCAGGATTAAAGGATCCGATCTGAT CAACATTGGTTTGGGAAATAGATGGATTTCACCAGATGCATTTTCATTAATGGAACATACATCTTCAACGCAACTATCAGTGTCAGAACAGGATGCAAAAGTATTACTTGAGGAAcattcattatattatccGGAAATATCGAAAAATTCGATAATTAATTGGGAAAGTGTAATAAACCACCATTTTTCACTTAAATCA GTTGAAGAAATAGTGTGTAGTTTAAAACGTGGCACGCCAActgatataattgaatcTGCAGGTAAATCGGTGACACAAGTTTCTAATTGGGAAAGAAAAACTATTAGCATTCTGGAAAGTAGACCTCCACTTGCAGCAAAG ATATCTTTAAAGTTGTTAAGAGATGCTAAAAGGTGTAAGGACATGCTGATGAAAGAAGGAGATATATCTCCTTCTTTATGGAACAA GCTAAACAACACTAGAAGAATCTGTCCAACTACTACGATAGAAGCTAACCAACAACTTCTAAGAGATACTTTGGTTGAGGAATTGTTAATAGAATGTCTAAACAACGAGTTGAATGCGGCACAAGGCTATATAATGTCGCTAGACATTGTGGAATCGATTAGAGCTTATATAACTAagaatacaaaaaattacattgaACCAAAATATAAG gattGTGAACTTAAGTCGATGAGCAATTACATATGCTGGGAGCCAAAGGAGAGAGGGTGGTTTTCCTTATCATCCATTCCTCAGCTAAAAAAGCTTAACCCAGACTATAACAATTCGAGCGGATTAGATCATGATCCAACAAGTGTTAATGATTAA
- a CDS encoding GRASP55/65 PDZ-like domain (overlaps_old_locusTagID:BBM_III02635) has protein sequence MGSAESRGGLRVHQIFPSGPAHSAGLEVFFDYIITANEENVADESPQAFARFVEIVTLSENDRLVLGVYNALTNNIRNVIVHPAKWHGEGLLGARVIYDEFNALFQGNRVLAVVPNSPASKAGLVATSDYIIASTTELLIDQDSLCEAIAASKGILELLVYSSTTESIRHVTVQLEAQIYAIGCDLGNGFLHQIPRARMPWSNAHGNLELENSDYCDNTFVEDGLYPSFIPHVTKSNSPRENQHHVLGNEDYILEQ, from the exons ATGGGTAGCGCTGAGTCTAGGGGCGGGCTGAGGGTCCATCAAATATTCCCTTCCGGCCCTGCTCATTCGGCCGGATTGGaagtattttttgattatataataactGCAAATGAAGAAAATGTTGCGGATGAATCG CCACAAGCATTCGCTCGTTTTGTGGAAATTGTAACCTTAAGCGAAAACGATCGCCTCGTCCTAGGTGTTTATAATGCTTTAACTAACAACATAAGGa aCGTGATTGTCCATCCTGCAAAGTGGCATGGAGAGGGTTTACTTGGTGCCCGAGTAATTTATGACGAATTTAATGCATTATTCCAGGGCAACAGGGTGTTAGCAGTTGTGCCAAATTCCCCAGCGTCCAAGGCAGGCTTGGTTGCCACTTCGGATTACATTATCGCAAGCACGAC CGAATTGCTGATTGACCAAGATAGTTTATGCGAGGCAATAGCCGCCAGTAAGGGGATATTAGAATTACTGGTTTATAGTTCAACGACCGAATCCATTAGGCATGTGACAGTACAATTGGAAGCTCAAATATACGCAATCGGTTGCGACCTTGGCAATGGTTTTTTGCATCAAATACCTCGAGCCAGAATGCCATGGTCCAATGCACACGGCAATTTAGAACTTGAAAATAGTGATTATTGCGATAATACTTTCGTAGAAGATGGACTTTATCCCTCTTTCATCCCACATGTAACCAAAAGTAACTCCCCTCGTGAAAACCAACACCATGTATTGGGCAACGAAGATTACATCCTAGAACAGTGA
- a CDS encoding hypothetical protein (overlaps_old_locusTagID:BBM_III02640) produces the protein MRSSRCLRLLITTAALANLVLGDVNEHNSNEAETNLQHTDTKLELDMHVDHIESDDGYDHTIPEVIATTTHTSESDTYFNQNDDHNDTSDVIEQHDSGESHDDDDGGEYHNDGAVTPYTPVAETNTEEHEKHDVPQESHESPNTSDITADSSTTNDTHIEEPQPHDEPPHIEEPQPHDEPPHIEEPESHDEPPHIEEPESHDEPPHIEDSYDDTGHHDYIHEHTHSDPKKHSRYGKSKHVHKADKLETANPSNIYISLVKNDNAMEHLPNEHVEGDKTFPDNPLITHNSKYSHGGTHFSNKSDTYNCDCNHNSSNTNSLSYSGIECDPDCSEHELIESESNKSVTCPITEKFNAPCGAYRRGLKSKKSKKSKSKKSKSKKKSKSKVKKDKSRKKSKGKKGKSKKKSKLKGDKNKRKRVKDSKVATVDNEAEKEEAVDAIEEAKQAKKLANEAELRAKEARANANEAQLRAEAKEERIKAELEAKKEEIDNDKNELDSELDAETNSDIGSKSSKKYKGKRKGKKHKRKGKGRNRKDEPDFDLPKCRK, from the coding sequence atgaGATCCAGCCGATGTCTACGCCTGCTTATTACAACGGCAGCACTAGCAAACTTAGTGCTGGGGGATGTAAATGAACATAATTCAAATGAAGCagaaacaaatttacagcATACTGACACAAAATTGGAGCTGGATATGCATGTGGATCACATAGAAAGTGATGATGGCTATGATCATACTATACCAGAAGTAATCGCCACAACTACTCACACTAGTGAAAGTGATACTTATTTTAATCAGAACGACGATCACAACGACACTAGCGATGTTATTGAACAGCACGACAGTGGTGAAAGCCacgatgatgatgatgGGGGTGAATACCATAATGACGGGGCAGTCACTCCCTACACACCGGTAGCGGAAACTAACACTGAGGAACACGAAAAACATGATGTCCCTCAGGAAAGCCATGAAAGCCCTAATACAAGTGATATAACGGCAGATAGTAGCACTACAAATGACACGCATATCGAAGAGCCACAACCACATGATGAACCACCACACATTGAAGAGCCACAACCACATGATGAACCACCACACATTGAAGAGCCAGAATCACATGATGAACCACCACACATTGAAGAGCCAGAATCACATGATGAACCGCCACACATTGAAGATTCATATGACGATACTGGACACCACGATTACATACATGAGCATACTCACAGTGATCCAAAAAAACACAGTAGATATGGTAAATCCAAACACGTACACAAAGCAGATAAATTAGAAACAGCAAACCCGTCgaatatttatattagcTTGGTGAAAAATGACAATGCAATGGAGCATCTACCTAATGAACATGTGGAAGGTGACAAAACATTCCCAGATAACCCTCTAATTACTCATAACAGTAAATACTCCCATGGCGGCACCCACTTTTCGAATAAATCTGACACATATAATTGTGATTGCAATCATAATTCTAGTAACACAAACAGCTTAAGCTATAGTGGGATTGAATGCGATCCGGACTGTTCGGAGCACGAGCTTATCGAATCTGAATCAAATAAAAGTGTGACATGCCCAATTACTGAGAAATTTAATGCTCCTTGTGGTGCTTACAGGAGAGGATTGAAGTCAAAGAAGAGTAAAAAATCAAAGAGTAAAAAATCAAAGAGTAAAAAAAAGAGCAAATCTAAGGTTAAAAAGGATAAATCAAGGAAGAAATCTAAGGGTAAAAAGGGTAAATCAAAGAAGAAATCTAAGTTGAAAGGGGATAAAAACAAAAGGAAACGTGTAAAAGACTCGAAAGTAGCTACAGTGGACAATGAAGCAGAGAAAGAGGAAGCAGTAGATGCCATTGAAGAAGCGAAACAGGCAAAGAAGTTAGCAAATGAAGCCGAACTCAGGGCAAAGGAAGCCAGAGCCAATGCAAATGAGGCACAGTTAAGGGCGGAAGCCAAAGAGGAGAGGATAAAGGCCGAACTGGAGGCTAAAAAGGAGGAAAtagataatgataaaaatgagcTGGACAGTGAATTGGATGCAGAAACCAATTCTGACATTGGTTCTAAGTCTAGTAAAAAATACAAAGGTAAACGTAAAGGTAAAAAACATAAAAGAAAGGGGAAGGGCAGAAATAGAAAAGATGAACCAGACTTCGACCTTCCGAAATGCAGAAAATAA